The Pygocentrus nattereri isolate fPygNat1 chromosome 1, fPygNat1.pri, whole genome shotgun sequence genome window below encodes:
- the kcng2 gene encoding potassium voltage-gated channel subfamily G member 2, whose translation MYQEVAFLAGSTEHQFTTFHFNPLKSPVETGTKKGVFYKRARQLPWPSGQEEEIQCRTAITDEAFFTDSTAIINVGGIRYSIPWSTLEDFPLTRLGKLRCCSNAEEILDLCDDYDACCNEFFFDRSPNAFRCIVTFLAAGKLRLLREMCALSFQEELLYWGVKEASLDWCCLRKLRLRQEDQREHLQQEEEEIELLLLQSCEEAPGPEGRPAGCMHNLSNMVENPHSGLPGKIFACLSVVFVAITAVTLCVSTMPDLREEEERGECSQRCYNIFVLETVCVGWFSLEFLLRFIQTQRKCMFLRYPLNIIDVVAILPYYITLILDSLSVGDRPTTSGNNYLEKVSLVLRVLRALRIFYVMRLARHSLGLQTLGLTIRRCTRELGLLLLFLCVAMALFSPLVFLAESEMGAKQEFTSIPGSYWWAVISMTTVGYGDMVPRSIPGQVVALSSILSGILLMAFPVTSIFHTFSRSYLELKEQSRATLHKPHLQDSTKSQNSEDSQDTDSSLHREEH comes from the exons ATGTACCAGGAGGTGGCCTTCCTTGCAGGCAGCACCGAGCATCAGTTTACCACCTTCCACTTCAATCCTTTAAAGAGCCCTGTAGAAACTGGTACCAAGAAGGGTGTCTTCTACAAACGTGCCAGACAGCTGCCATGGCCTTCTGGGCAAGAGGAAGAGATTCAGTGTAGAACAGCCATTACAGACGAAGCTTTCTTCACTGACAGCACTGCCATTATTAATGTAGGTGGTATCCGTTATAGCATCCCATGGTCGACGCTTGAGGACTTCCCCCTGACACGTCTAGGGAAGCTACGGTGCTGCAGCAATGCTGAGGAAATCTTGGATTTGTGTGATGACTACGATGCATGTTGTAATGAGTTTTTCTTTGACCGCAGCCCAAATGCCTTCCGCTGCATTGTGACTTTCCTAGCAGCTGGAAAGCTGCGGCTCCTTCGAGAGATGTGTGCTCTATCCTTCCAGGAGGAGTTGCTATACTGGGGTGTGAAGGAGGCCAGTCTAGATTGGTGCTGCCTGAGGAAGCTGCGGCTCAGGCAGGAAGACCAGCGAGAGCATTTGcagcaggaggaagaagaaaTCGAGCTGTTGTTACTGCAATCCTGTGAGGAGGCACCGGGGCCAGAGGGCCGTCCGGCTGGGTGCATGCACAACCTAAGCAACATGGTTGAGAACCCACACTCAGGGCTGCCAGGGAAGATCTTCGCCTGCCTGTCTGTAGTGTTTGTGGCCATAACAGCAGTCACCCTCTGTGTCAGTACCATGCCAGAcctgagagaggaagaggaaagg GGTGAGTGCTCCCAGAGATGCTACAATATCTTTGTGCTTGAGACGGTGTGTGTGGGATGGTTCTCTTTAGAATTCTTATTGCGCTTCATTCAGACACAGAGGAAATGCATGTTCCTGCGCTACCCTCTCAACATCATTGACGTGGTTGCCATCTTGCCATACTACATCACTCTGATTTTGGACTCTCTGTCGGTGGGAGACCGGCCCACTACCTCAGGAAACAACTACCTGGAGAAGGTAAGCTTGGTCCTGCGAGTCCTGCGAGCACTGCGCATTTTCTATGTGATGCGATTAGCTCGTCACTCTCTGGGCCTTCAGACGCTGGGGCTGACCATACGCAGATGCACACGTGAGTTAGGCCTGCTGCTGCTTTTCCTGTGTGTCGCCATGGCACTGTTCTCACCACTGGTCTTCCTGGCTGAGAGTGAGATGGGTGCCAAGCAGGAGTTCACCAGCATTCCTGGCAGCTACTGGTGGGCTGTCATTTCCATGACAACGGTGGGCTATGGTGACATGGTGCCACGCAGTATTCCGGGACAGGTTGTGGCACTGAGCAGCATCCTTAGTGGTATCTTGCTCATGGCGTTCCCAGTCACATCTATATTCCACACCTTCTCCCGCTCCTACCTGGAGCTGAAGGAGCAAAGCCGTGCTACACTCCACAAACCCCATTTGCAGGACAGCACCAAGTCCCAGAACAGCGAAGACTCACAAGACACAGACAGTTCCCTCCACAGGGAGGAGCACTGA